One Actinospica robiniae DSM 44927 genomic region harbors:
- a CDS encoding IclR family transcriptional regulator domain-containing protein codes for MSSAPVEHHPETSQTLDRGLRALEELAEVPAGLTVTELAERLHVNRTIVYRLLATLELHNLARRDASGRARLSIGVLALARRVQPLLREAAAIPLRRLAEEVGATAHLTVVDGTEALAVAVVEPTWTDYHVAYRVGSRHPLDRGAAGRVILNYRQDKNTGYLLTDGELQPGAYGLAAPVVDVPGVEASVGVVSFGQLDPHRAGPRVVRAAAEVAGALR; via the coding sequence ATCTCGAGCGCTCCGGTCGAGCACCATCCGGAGACCTCGCAGACCCTCGACCGGGGGCTGCGCGCGCTCGAAGAGCTGGCCGAGGTGCCGGCCGGACTTACCGTGACCGAACTGGCCGAGCGGCTGCACGTCAACCGCACGATCGTCTACCGGCTGCTGGCCACGCTGGAGCTGCACAATCTGGCCCGCCGGGACGCCTCCGGCCGGGCGCGCCTGAGCATCGGTGTGCTGGCGCTGGCCCGGCGGGTGCAGCCGCTGCTGCGCGAGGCCGCGGCGATTCCGCTGCGCCGGCTGGCCGAGGAGGTCGGCGCCACGGCGCACCTGACCGTGGTGGACGGTACCGAGGCGCTGGCCGTGGCCGTGGTCGAGCCCACCTGGACCGACTACCACGTCGCCTACCGGGTCGGCTCCCGCCACCCGCTGGACCGCGGCGCGGCCGGGCGGGTCATCCTGAACTACCGCCAGGACAAGAACACCGGCTACCTGCTCACCGACGGCGAGCTGCAGCCGGGCGCGTACGGGCTGGCCGCGCCGGTGGTCGACGTGCCGGGAGTCGAGGCCTCGGTCGGCGTCGTCTCCTTCGGCCAGCTCGATCCGCACCGGGCCGGGCCGCGCGTCGTGCGTGCGGCCGCCGAGGTGGCCGGCGCGCTGCGCTGA
- a CDS encoding DEAD/DEAH box helicase gives MSTNAASHLSPAYPDRAPWGTAGKLRAWQQAALDEYLMREPRDFLAVATPGAGKTTFALRIATELLDRHLVQQITVVAPTEHLKHQWSEAARKVGIAIDPTYSGAVGGTSRDYTGIAVTYAGVAAHPMLHRARVENRRTLVILDEIHHAGDALAWGDAISEAFEPAARRLALTGTPFRSDVAPIPFVTYAPDAEGARRSVADFTYGYGAALGDGVVRPVIFMSYAGQMRWRTKAGDEIAASLGEPMTQDAVSQAWRTALDPAGNWMPSVLRAADKRLTEVRRSVPDAGGLVIATDHNAARAYARMLREITDESPTVVLSDDPKASSHIEKYSDGDKRWMVAVRMVSEGVDVPRLAVGVYATSISTPLFFAQAVGRFVRARRRGETASVFLPSVPLLVQFAHELELERDHVLDRKKRGEDDLWAEEEDLLADANAEKNEADLGEFAFKALESEATFDRVMFDGDDYGLAAQAGSAEEADYLGIPGLLEPEHVRTLLQRRQTRQIARQKGRTRADEDAPAAMPAEQRPVVSHQQLLSLRKELHTLVGAWHHQSGLPHGVIHNELRRSCGGPPAAQASAAELRSRIDRVRAWATERARQS, from the coding sequence GTGAGTACGAACGCCGCCTCCCATCTGTCTCCGGCCTACCCGGATCGCGCACCCTGGGGCACCGCCGGCAAGCTGCGGGCCTGGCAGCAGGCCGCGCTCGACGAGTACCTCATGCGCGAGCCGCGGGACTTCCTCGCGGTGGCCACGCCGGGCGCCGGCAAGACCACGTTCGCGCTGCGGATCGCGACCGAGCTGTTGGACCGTCACCTCGTCCAGCAGATCACCGTCGTCGCGCCGACCGAGCACCTCAAGCACCAGTGGTCCGAGGCCGCGCGCAAGGTCGGGATAGCGATCGACCCGACCTACTCCGGCGCGGTCGGCGGCACCTCCCGCGACTACACCGGCATCGCCGTCACCTACGCGGGCGTGGCGGCGCACCCGATGCTGCACCGGGCCCGGGTGGAGAACCGCCGCACGCTGGTCATCCTGGACGAGATCCACCACGCCGGCGACGCGCTGGCCTGGGGCGACGCGATCTCCGAGGCCTTTGAGCCGGCCGCCCGGCGGCTCGCGCTGACCGGCACCCCGTTCCGCTCGGACGTGGCCCCGATTCCCTTCGTCACCTACGCCCCGGACGCCGAGGGCGCGCGCCGCTCCGTCGCCGACTTCACCTACGGGTACGGCGCGGCGCTGGGGGACGGCGTCGTGCGGCCGGTCATCTTCATGTCCTACGCGGGCCAGATGCGCTGGCGGACCAAGGCCGGCGACGAGATCGCCGCCTCGCTCGGCGAGCCGATGACCCAGGACGCGGTCAGCCAGGCCTGGCGCACCGCGCTCGACCCGGCCGGCAACTGGATGCCCTCGGTGCTGCGGGCGGCGGACAAGCGGCTGACGGAGGTGCGCCGCTCGGTTCCGGACGCCGGCGGCCTGGTCATCGCCACCGACCACAACGCCGCGCGCGCGTACGCCCGGATGCTGCGCGAGATCACCGACGAGTCGCCCACCGTCGTGCTCTCGGACGACCCGAAGGCCTCCTCGCACATCGAGAAGTACAGCGACGGCGACAAGCGCTGGATGGTCGCGGTGCGCATGGTGTCCGAGGGCGTGGACGTGCCGCGCCTGGCCGTGGGCGTGTACGCCACCTCGATCTCCACGCCGCTCTTCTTCGCCCAGGCGGTGGGCCGGTTCGTGCGGGCCCGGCGGCGCGGCGAGACCGCCTCGGTCTTCCTGCCCTCGGTGCCGCTGCTGGTCCAGTTCGCGCACGAGCTCGAGCTGGAGCGCGACCACGTGCTCGACCGGAAGAAGCGCGGCGAGGACGACCTGTGGGCCGAGGAGGAGGACCTGCTCGCCGACGCCAACGCGGAGAAGAACGAGGCCGACCTCGGCGAGTTCGCCTTCAAGGCGCTCGAGTCGGAGGCCACCTTCGACCGGGTGATGTTCGACGGCGACGACTACGGCCTGGCCGCGCAGGCCGGCAGCGCCGAGGAGGCCGACTACCTCGGCATCCCCGGACTGCTCGAGCCCGAGCACGTGCGGACGCTGCTGCAGCGCCGCCAGACCCGGCAGATCGCCCGGCAGAAGGGGCGGACGCGGGCCGACGAGGACGCCCCGGCGGCGATGCCCGCCGAGCAGCGGCCGGTGGTCTCGCACCAGCAGCTGCTGAGCCTGCGCAAGGAGCTGCACACGCTGGTCGGGGCCTGGCACCACCAGTCCGGCCTGCCGCACGGCGTGATCCACAACGAGCTGCGCCGCAGCTGCGGCGGTCCGCCGGCGGCCCAGGCCAGCGCGGCCGAGCTGCGCTCCCGGATCGACCGGGTGCGGGCCTGGGCGACGGAGCGGGCCCGGCAGTCCTAA
- a CDS encoding DCC1-like thiol-disulfide oxidoreductase family protein, with protein MGDGLVRPGLARLGSWAARRYELITETALALRGAAALRIGYGTLWTLFLLREWGERDAAWGPNAYWSPTMERSFEAQKLMPSILRDWLTAVAGLGGTGFQLFYLLAILAGVLFALGWRTRISSLLFCFVVVALENRSPFITDGGDNVLVLMSLYLCFARCGRHWSLDARRTASALRVEPEPEPAARPAWRDELAAIREQIANVLHNGAVLVIAAQVCVIYATAGLYKVQGSMWQDGTALGFILRLHWFEPWPALSSWLLGHAVLLALAGYLTVFVQVAFPFTVFTAKLKYPSLVVLAGMHLAIAVLLGLPFFSLIMLVGDAVFLSDRVWRAVERAVAGPAYAESMNGSVLVAESVIATAPTPTLVFDGDCAFCSSSVRWAQRWCRPAVRFVPWQEIDLDANGLTYEQVTSAVRWLAPGAPRSGRAPHGAAAVGRLLLRSRWPWRPFGALLLTPPFSWIGAGLYHLIAVNRHRLPGGTPACAVPRKPAASEPHADELG; from the coding sequence GTGGGTGACGGCCTCGTGAGGCCCGGACTCGCCAGGCTCGGGTCCTGGGCGGCGCGGCGCTACGAGCTGATCACCGAGACCGCTCTGGCCCTGCGGGGAGCCGCGGCGCTGCGCATCGGCTACGGGACGCTGTGGACGCTGTTCCTGCTGCGCGAGTGGGGCGAGCGGGACGCGGCGTGGGGCCCGAACGCTTACTGGTCGCCCACGATGGAGCGCTCGTTCGAGGCGCAGAAGCTGATGCCGAGCATCCTGCGCGACTGGCTCACCGCGGTGGCCGGCCTCGGCGGCACCGGCTTCCAGTTGTTCTACCTGCTGGCCATCCTCGCCGGCGTGCTGTTCGCACTCGGCTGGCGCACTCGCATCAGCTCCCTGTTGTTCTGCTTCGTGGTGGTGGCGCTGGAGAATCGCAGCCCGTTCATCACCGACGGCGGCGACAACGTGCTGGTGCTGATGTCGCTGTACCTGTGCTTCGCCCGGTGCGGCCGGCACTGGTCGCTGGACGCGCGGCGGACGGCGTCGGCGCTGCGGGTCGAGCCGGAGCCGGAACCGGCGGCGCGGCCGGCCTGGCGGGACGAGCTCGCCGCGATACGCGAGCAGATCGCCAACGTGCTGCACAACGGCGCGGTACTGGTGATCGCCGCGCAGGTGTGCGTCATCTACGCGACCGCGGGCCTGTACAAGGTGCAGGGTTCGATGTGGCAGGACGGCACCGCGCTCGGGTTCATCCTGCGCCTGCACTGGTTCGAGCCCTGGCCCGCCCTGAGCTCGTGGCTGCTCGGCCACGCGGTGCTGCTCGCGCTGGCCGGCTACCTGACCGTGTTCGTCCAGGTGGCGTTCCCGTTCACGGTCTTCACGGCCAAGCTGAAGTACCCGTCGCTGGTCGTGCTGGCCGGGATGCACCTGGCGATAGCCGTCCTGCTCGGCCTGCCGTTCTTCTCCCTGATCATGCTGGTGGGAGACGCGGTCTTCCTGTCCGACCGAGTATGGCGGGCCGTCGAAAGGGCGGTGGCGGGACCGGCGTACGCTGAGAGCATGAACGGGTCAGTACTGGTTGCTGAGTCTGTGATCGCCACCGCTCCCACTCCGACGCTCGTCTTCGACGGCGACTGCGCGTTCTGCAGCTCCAGCGTGCGCTGGGCGCAGCGTTGGTGCCGGCCGGCGGTGCGCTTCGTGCCCTGGCAGGAGATCGACCTCGACGCCAATGGGCTGACATACGAGCAGGTCACCTCGGCGGTGCGCTGGCTCGCCCCGGGTGCGCCCCGATCGGGCCGAGCCCCCCACGGCGCGGCTGCCGTCGGCCGGCTGCTGCTGCGCAGCCGTTGGCCCTGGCGGCCGTTCGGCGCGCTGCTGCTGACGCCGCCGTTCTCCTGGATCGGCGCAGGCCTCTACCATCTGATCGCGGTCAACCGGCACCGGCTGCCCGGCGGAACCCCCGCCTGCGCCGTCCCGAGAAAGCCGGCGGCGAGCGAACCGCACGCGGACGAGCTGGGCTGA
- a CDS encoding MFS transporter, which produces MTTLLDTDSDLPPIPPALIDTALPAAPVSAESAAAAGHESIFSPRYLPITIGFISSVLLTAFEAMAVGAAMPVAVARLHGLPYYSLAFSAYLTTSLFGMVLAGQRADRRGPRLPFLGGIAAFGVGLVTAGTATTMAQLVAGRAIQGFGGGLTIVALYVLVGRAYPEHLRGKAFSAMAACWVLPAAIGPVVAGVLTEDLSWRWIFLGVAVLIVVPLCLLAKPLRDLPRPDQAERSEAEAARERRVRLAAGLTALGVGLLQLGSQEINLLGLAMAPVALALLIPSVPKLLPPGTLRARRGLPSVILMRGLMAGYYFGMEAFIPLMLEQHRGMSVTMAGLSLATATVGWAAAAWAINKPFVTTRLSRPAIVRLGITVCAISLLGNLLAIDTRTPLWTVAAAMLFASVGAGMAFPVIALLTLEYSEPEEQGANSASLQVADGITSTVAIALAGGVFHALSSGGTASGRVFLLIFAMFISIALLAWALAPRVRKA; this is translated from the coding sequence GTGACCACGCTGCTCGACACCGACTCCGACCTGCCCCCGATCCCTCCGGCCCTCATCGACACCGCCCTGCCCGCCGCCCCCGTCTCGGCGGAGTCCGCCGCGGCCGCCGGTCACGAGAGCATCTTCAGCCCGCGCTACCTGCCGATCACCATCGGCTTCATCTCCTCGGTGCTGCTGACCGCCTTCGAGGCGATGGCCGTGGGCGCGGCCATGCCGGTCGCGGTGGCCCGGCTGCACGGCCTGCCGTACTACTCGCTGGCCTTCTCCGCCTATCTGACGACCAGTCTGTTCGGCATGGTGCTGGCCGGGCAGCGGGCCGACCGGCGCGGGCCGCGGCTGCCGTTCCTCGGCGGAATAGCCGCGTTCGGCGTCGGGCTGGTGACCGCGGGCACCGCCACCACGATGGCGCAGCTGGTGGCCGGCCGGGCGATCCAGGGCTTCGGCGGCGGGCTGACCATCGTGGCGCTGTACGTGCTGGTCGGCCGGGCCTACCCGGAACACCTGCGGGGCAAGGCGTTCTCCGCCATGGCCGCCTGCTGGGTGCTGCCCGCCGCGATCGGCCCGGTCGTCGCGGGCGTGCTCACCGAGGATCTGAGCTGGCGCTGGATCTTCCTCGGCGTGGCCGTGCTGATCGTGGTGCCGCTGTGCCTGCTGGCCAAGCCGCTGCGCGACCTGCCGCGGCCGGACCAGGCCGAGCGCTCCGAGGCGGAGGCCGCCCGGGAGCGGCGTGTCCGGCTGGCCGCGGGCCTGACCGCGCTCGGCGTCGGGCTGCTGCAGCTCGGCAGCCAGGAGATCAACCTGCTCGGCCTGGCCATGGCCCCGGTCGCGCTCGCCCTGCTGATCCCGAGCGTGCCCAAGCTGCTGCCGCCCGGCACGCTGCGAGCCCGCCGCGGGCTGCCCAGCGTGATCCTGATGCGCGGGCTGATGGCCGGCTACTACTTCGGCATGGAGGCCTTCATCCCGCTGATGCTCGAGCAGCATCGCGGCATGAGCGTGACCATGGCCGGGCTCTCGCTGGCCACCGCCACGGTCGGCTGGGCGGCGGCGGCCTGGGCCATCAACAAGCCGTTCGTCACCACGCGGCTCTCCCGCCCCGCGATCGTCCGCCTGGGCATCACCGTCTGCGCGATCTCGCTGCTCGGCAACCTCCTGGCCATCGACACGCGCACGCCGCTGTGGACCGTGGCCGCGGCGATGCTCTTCGCCTCGGTCGGCGCCGGCATGGCCTTCCCGGTCATCGCGCTGCTGACGCTGGAGTACTCCGAGCCCGAGGAGCAGGGCGCGAACTCCGCCTCGCTCCAGGTCGCCGACGGCATCACCAGCACCGTTGCGATCGCCCTGGCCGGCGGCGTCTTCCACGCCCTGAGCAGCGGCGGCACCGCCTCCGGCCGGGTGTTCCTGCTCATCTTCGCGATGTTCATCTCGATCGCGTTGCTGGCCTGGGCGCTGGCGCCGCGGGTGCGCAAAGCCTGA